Proteins found in one Cloacibacillus sp. genomic segment:
- a CDS encoding glycine/betaine/sarcosine/D-proline family reductase selenoprotein B: protein MALKVVHYINQFYAGIGGEEKADHQPEIREGVAGPGLGLNQELGADAEIVSTVICGDGFYGEHTEEARAKCLEMIKAAKPDLFIAGPAFNAGRYGFACGDIAATVAAELGIPTVTSMYHENPGVELYSKKTYIVPCADSARGMGKALPVMAKLGLKLAKGEPMGPAKEEGYLSRGMRKSFFHEKSGAERAVEMLLKKLKGEEFQTEYEMPTFKKIPPAAPLKDLKHAKIALVTSGGIVPVGNPDHIRVSSAESFGEYDISMLDNLTPENYESIHGGYDRQWANIDPDVVVPLDIMRELEKEGVFGKLHDKFYTTTGTGTAVAFGEKFGQEIGKRLKEAGVDAAILTSTUGTCTRCGASMTREIENAAGIPVVQIATIVPIMLTVGTNRIVPGVAIPHPAGKPELGPEVDRDARKELIMRAFAAMQTPITEQTIFEKK, encoded by the coding sequence ATGGCACTTAAAGTTGTACATTATATCAACCAGTTCTACGCCGGTATCGGCGGAGAAGAAAAGGCCGACCATCAGCCTGAGATCCGCGAAGGCGTAGCCGGCCCCGGCCTCGGCCTCAACCAGGAACTCGGCGCCGACGCTGAGATCGTCTCCACAGTCATCTGCGGCGACGGCTTCTACGGCGAACATACAGAAGAAGCCCGCGCGAAGTGCCTTGAGATGATCAAGGCGGCGAAGCCCGACCTCTTCATCGCAGGCCCCGCGTTCAACGCAGGCCGCTACGGTTTCGCCTGCGGCGACATCGCGGCGACAGTCGCGGCGGAGCTCGGCATCCCGACAGTCACCTCGATGTACCATGAGAACCCCGGAGTCGAACTCTACTCCAAGAAGACATACATCGTCCCCTGCGCTGATTCAGCGCGCGGCATGGGCAAGGCTCTCCCCGTAATGGCGAAGCTCGGCCTCAAACTCGCGAAGGGCGAACCGATGGGCCCCGCGAAAGAGGAAGGCTACCTCAGCCGCGGCATGAGAAAATCCTTCTTCCACGAGAAGAGCGGAGCTGAGCGCGCTGTAGAGATGCTGCTCAAAAAGCTCAAAGGCGAAGAGTTCCAGACAGAATACGAGATGCCGACATTCAAGAAGATCCCGCCGGCAGCTCCCCTCAAAGACCTGAAGCACGCGAAGATCGCCCTCGTAACATCAGGCGGCATCGTGCCCGTGGGCAACCCCGACCACATCCGCGTCTCATCGGCGGAGAGCTTCGGCGAATACGACATTTCAATGCTTGATAACCTCACCCCCGAAAACTACGAGTCTATCCACGGCGGTTACGACCGTCAGTGGGCCAACATCGACCCCGACGTGGTAGTTCCTCTCGACATCATGCGCGAGCTTGAGAAAGAGGGCGTCTTCGGAAAACTGCACGACAAGTTCTACACCACAACAGGTACAGGAACAGCCGTCGCGTTCGGAGAGAAGTTCGGCCAGGAGATCGGCAAGCGTCTGAAAGAAGCTGGAGTTGACGCCGCGATCCTCACCTCCACCTGAGGAACCTGCACTAGATGCGGTGCATCTATGACAAGAGAAATTGAAAACGCAGCAGGTATTCCCGTAGTCCAGATAGCGACAATAGTTCCCATCATGCTCACAGTCGGAACAAACAGAATCGTCCCCGGCGTGGCGATCCCTCATCCCGCGGGCAAGCCGGAACTCGGCCCCGAAGTCGACAGAGACGCTCGTAAAGAGCTCATCATGCGCGCCTTCGCCGCAATGCAGACACCCATCACAGAACAGACGATTTTCGAAAAGAAATAG
- a CDS encoding glycine/sarcosine/betaine reductase component B subunit: MRLELHKVHIKGLDFADKTHVKDGVLYVNKSEAEAVVADDRNFAKVSIDFARPGEKTRIIPVKDAVEPRVKMGKGNYFPGFMAPMEKAGNGETMVLDGAAVITCGPIVAFQEGFIDMSGPAAPYSPFSATYNIVLSVEPTENLEKHLYETSLREAGLKLAVYLARCAEEEGAKADEVVVYEKGSTFEENNKYPELPKVVYVCMNITQGLLHDTYLYAADLRPSLPTLIHPNEVLDGAMVSGNCVSACDKNTTWHHCHNPIVAALYARHGKEINFLGVIPTQESTVLAGKLRASQMNLDIAQQLGADGVIVSEEGYGNPDTDLCLNAKNFEKAGIKAVLVSDESAGTDGASQSLADATPELTGFISTGNVNEMIEVPAMDKVIGYPEAIAVLSGGAEESLRPDGSMYVELQSIIASTAEIGFNKLGCEWI, from the coding sequence ATGCGTTTGGAATTGCATAAGGTCCATATTAAGGGACTCGATTTTGCAGACAAAACCCACGTCAAAGACGGCGTGCTCTACGTGAACAAGAGCGAGGCTGAAGCGGTGGTCGCAGACGACAGAAACTTCGCCAAGGTGAGCATCGACTTTGCGCGCCCCGGTGAAAAGACCCGCATCATCCCCGTCAAGGACGCAGTAGAACCCCGCGTGAAGATGGGCAAAGGCAACTACTTCCCGGGCTTCATGGCTCCCATGGAAAAGGCCGGCAACGGCGAGACAATGGTCCTCGACGGCGCGGCGGTCATCACATGCGGCCCCATCGTCGCCTTCCAGGAGGGCTTCATCGACATGAGCGGCCCCGCGGCTCCCTATTCACCCTTCTCTGCAACATACAACATAGTCCTCTCCGTAGAGCCGACAGAAAATCTCGAGAAGCACCTTTACGAGACCTCCCTCCGCGAAGCTGGACTGAAGCTTGCTGTCTACCTCGCGCGCTGCGCTGAGGAAGAGGGCGCAAAGGCCGACGAAGTCGTCGTCTACGAAAAGGGCAGCACCTTCGAAGAAAACAACAAGTACCCCGAACTCCCGAAGGTCGTATATGTCTGCATGAACATCACACAGGGCCTTCTGCACGACACATACCTCTACGCGGCGGACCTTCGTCCCTCGCTTCCGACCCTCATCCACCCGAACGAAGTTCTCGACGGCGCGATGGTCTCGGGAAACTGCGTCTCTGCGTGCGACAAGAACACAACATGGCATCACTGCCATAACCCGATAGTGGCGGCCCTTTACGCGCGCCACGGCAAAGAGATCAACTTCCTCGGCGTCATCCCGACACAGGAAAGCACAGTGCTCGCAGGCAAGCTCCGCGCCTCCCAGATGAACCTTGACATCGCCCAGCAGCTCGGCGCTGACGGCGTCATCGTTTCAGAAGAAGGCTACGGCAACCCCGACACAGACCTCTGCCTCAACGCGAAGAATTTCGAGAAGGCCGGCATCAAGGCGGTCCTCGTCTCCGACGAATCAGCCGGCACGGACGGCGCGAGCCAGAGCCTTGCCGACGCCACGCCTGAACTTACGGGCTTCATCTCAACGGGCAACGTCAACGAAATGATCGAAGTTCCCGCGATGGACAAAGTTATCGGATATCCTGAAGCGATCGCGGTCCTTTCCGGCGGAGCCGAAGAGAGCCTGCGTCCCGACGGCTCAATGTACGTAGAGCTTCAGTCAATCATCGCCTCCACAGCAGAGATCGGCTTCAACAAGCTCGGCTGCGAGTGGATATAG
- a CDS encoding sugar diacid recognition domain-containing protein: protein MFKKMAQNIAESASEVIGRGVLVTDENAIIIGCNIKKRLGTFHEPSIKVMKDNKPYVTYSEEAKKTPGVYPGYTLPIQFFDKVIGSVSITGIPEEVERFGMLVQKQAEIMLREQAFLESNLMRERALRDLVENVAAYDGSHSMGVLVMMQGKELGVTLSRCKGAVVVEMKKWRDDSSENAYQTMVRELRSAFSHPRNIICPQRNRRVTIFVTPNRPGTDEDVSRNIEAIAQSFIEGIENKGITADIAVGFPANDLTGLAISLRSARDAMRLAGQLKLAGVIAARALTSEALLDLLPVGKRDEFANRTLAGLEGRNDYEEMRDTFLGWCESPFASGEVADRLSMHRNSLQYRLKKIRALTGKDPWNFKDAFELWAAFVLKNISTEDPAKQEEK from the coding sequence ATGTTTAAAAAGATGGCGCAGAATATAGCGGAGAGCGCAAGCGAAGTAATCGGCCGCGGCGTGCTTGTTACCGATGAAAACGCGATAATCATCGGGTGCAACATCAAAAAAAGGCTCGGGACCTTCCATGAACCTTCTATAAAGGTGATGAAGGACAACAAGCCCTACGTCACCTATTCGGAAGAAGCTAAAAAAACCCCGGGCGTCTATCCCGGCTACACGCTTCCGATACAGTTTTTCGATAAGGTGATAGGCTCCGTCTCTATAACTGGCATACCCGAAGAGGTGGAGCGCTTCGGGATGCTGGTGCAGAAACAGGCCGAGATAATGCTGCGCGAACAGGCCTTCCTTGAATCAAACCTCATGCGCGAGCGCGCGCTGCGCGACCTTGTCGAAAACGTCGCCGCCTATGACGGCTCGCACAGTATGGGCGTCCTCGTCATGATGCAGGGCAAGGAGCTTGGCGTGACGCTCTCCAGATGCAAGGGGGCCGTCGTCGTCGAGATGAAAAAATGGAGGGACGATTCGAGCGAGAACGCCTATCAGACGATGGTGCGCGAACTTCGCTCCGCCTTTTCACACCCGCGCAACATAATATGCCCTCAGCGCAACAGGAGGGTCACCATATTCGTCACGCCAAACCGTCCGGGAACGGACGAAGACGTCTCCCGAAATATAGAGGCAATAGCGCAGAGCTTTATAGAAGGCATTGAAAATAAGGGCATCACGGCGGATATCGCGGTCGGGTTTCCCGCAAACGACCTGACGGGGCTTGCCATCTCGCTGCGCTCGGCGAGAGACGCTATGCGTCTTGCCGGGCAGCTCAAGCTGGCCGGCGTCATCGCGGCGCGTGCTCTGACGAGCGAGGCGCTGCTCGACCTGCTGCCGGTGGGCAAGCGCGACGAATTTGCTAACCGAACGCTTGCGGGGCTGGAGGGGCGCAACGATTACGAAGAGATGCGCGACACCTTCCTCGGCTGGTGCGAATCGCCGTTTGCGAGCGGTGAGGTGGCCGACCGGCTCTCGATGCACAGAAACAGCCTCCAATACCGCCTGAAAAAAATACGCGCGCTCACCGGCAAGGACCCGTGGAACTTCAAAGACGCCTTTGAACTGTGGGCCGCTTTTGTGCTGAAAAACATAAGCACCGAAGACCCGGCGAAGCAGGAAGAAAAATAA
- the leuS gene encoding leucine--tRNA ligase: MSYDFSAIEPKWQKEWADSKIFEVEADPAKEKFYCLEMFPYPSGALHMGHLRNYSIGDLLARFLRMQGLNVLYPMGFDAFGMPAENAAIKNKTAPSDWTWSNIEHMTQQLKHAGYSYDWRRRVETCNETYYKWNQWLFLQFYKKGLVYRKHAPVNWCDKCQTVLANEQVVGDGVCWRCSTPVTKRGLDQWFIRITDYAQELVDCLDELTGWPERVVTMQRNWLGRSEGVNFQMEIEGTELKLDAFTTRIDTIFGVTFVAMAAEHPYVEEFAKMAGGEKALEMRDFAKKMAGRSAIERTAIGTDKEGVETGFFAVNPITGEKAPIWIADYILTDYGTGAIMGVPAHDQRDFDFARKYNIPVVTVVRPEDGPAPDGATMPAAVAADGVACNSGFLDGLHTDEAIKKAADWFEEHDKGKKEVQFRLRDWLISRQRYWGTPIPMLYCDKCGIVPVPEDQLPVKLPLDIEMPVNGGNPLAMRPDWYETTCPVCGGPAHRETDTIDTFFCSSWYFDRYTSPWSDDAPFDKEAAKYWMTVDQYIGGIEHACLHLIYARFFTKVLSDLGLLPADMREPFKRLLTQGMVIKDGAKMSKSIGNVVDPDEIIKKYGADTARLFILFAAPPEKDLDWSERGVEGANRFLSRVWRLADQNIEQLRNAAKSRVSMTDIKLQSERDMKRVIHSTLDRVTKDIRDERQFNTAVARLMELANALISFAPEDAQGWSIKREGVETLLCCLSPFAPHLTEELWHQLGNESFLSIEKWFEVDESALVEDSATVVLQINGKVREQFTVPAGLSKDDLLADVMGREATKKRLEGKEIVKAIAVPGKLVNVVVKN; the protein is encoded by the coding sequence ATGTCGTATGATTTTTCCGCCATAGAGCCAAAGTGGCAGAAGGAGTGGGCCGACTCAAAGATTTTTGAGGTCGAGGCCGACCCCGCGAAAGAGAAGTTCTATTGTCTTGAAATGTTCCCCTACCCGAGCGGCGCGCTCCACATGGGCCACCTCCGCAACTATTCGATAGGCGACCTGCTTGCAAGATTCCTGCGTATGCAGGGGCTGAACGTACTCTACCCGATGGGCTTTGACGCCTTTGGCATGCCTGCTGAAAACGCCGCTATAAAAAACAAGACGGCTCCTTCCGACTGGACGTGGAGCAACATCGAGCACATGACGCAGCAGCTCAAACACGCGGGTTACAGCTACGACTGGCGCCGCCGTGTCGAAACCTGCAACGAGACATACTATAAATGGAACCAGTGGCTCTTTTTGCAGTTCTATAAAAAAGGCCTCGTCTACCGCAAGCACGCGCCTGTCAACTGGTGCGACAAATGCCAGACTGTGCTTGCCAACGAACAGGTCGTGGGCGACGGCGTCTGCTGGAGATGCAGCACGCCAGTCACAAAGCGCGGCCTCGACCAGTGGTTCATCAGGATAACGGACTATGCCCAGGAGCTTGTGGACTGCCTTGACGAACTCACCGGCTGGCCGGAGCGCGTCGTCACGATGCAGCGCAACTGGCTGGGACGTTCCGAAGGCGTCAATTTCCAGATGGAGATAGAGGGCACGGAACTTAAGCTCGACGCGTTCACAACGCGCATCGACACGATTTTCGGCGTCACCTTCGTGGCAATGGCCGCGGAGCACCCGTACGTCGAAGAGTTCGCGAAGATGGCGGGCGGCGAAAAGGCGCTTGAGATGCGCGACTTCGCAAAGAAAATGGCAGGGCGCAGCGCGATAGAGCGCACCGCGATAGGCACAGACAAAGAGGGCGTGGAGACTGGCTTTTTTGCGGTCAACCCCATTACAGGTGAAAAGGCTCCGATATGGATAGCCGACTATATCCTTACAGACTACGGAACGGGCGCCATCATGGGCGTTCCCGCTCATGACCAGCGCGACTTTGACTTCGCGCGCAAATATAACATCCCCGTCGTCACCGTCGTTCGTCCGGAAGACGGCCCCGCGCCGGACGGCGCTACGATGCCCGCGGCCGTCGCGGCCGACGGCGTGGCCTGCAACTCAGGTTTCCTTGACGGCCTGCACACTGACGAAGCCATCAAAAAGGCAGCGGATTGGTTTGAAGAGCATGACAAGGGCAAAAAAGAGGTGCAGTTCCGTCTGCGTGACTGGCTCATCTCGCGCCAGCGCTACTGGGGCACGCCGATACCGATGCTTTACTGCGACAAGTGCGGCATAGTGCCTGTGCCGGAAGATCAGCTCCCCGTTAAGCTGCCGCTTGACATCGAGATGCCGGTAAACGGCGGCAACCCGCTTGCCATGCGTCCCGACTGGTATGAGACTACATGCCCAGTCTGCGGAGGCCCCGCGCACCGCGAGACTGACACGATAGACACATTCTTCTGTTCGTCATGGTACTTTGACCGCTACACCTCGCCGTGGAGCGATGATGCGCCGTTTGACAAAGAGGCGGCGAAATACTGGATGACGGTCGACCAGTACATCGGAGGCATCGAACACGCCTGTCTGCATCTTATCTACGCGCGCTTCTTTACGAAGGTGCTTTCAGACTTGGGGCTGCTCCCCGCCGATATGCGCGAGCCCTTCAAGCGCCTGCTGACGCAGGGCATGGTCATCAAAGACGGCGCGAAGATGTCGAAGTCCATCGGAAACGTGGTAGACCCAGACGAAATAATAAAAAAATACGGCGCCGACACCGCGCGTCTTTTCATACTTTTTGCAGCACCCCCAGAGAAAGATCTCGACTGGTCGGAGCGCGGCGTCGAAGGCGCAAATCGCTTCCTAAGCCGCGTCTGGCGCCTTGCTGACCAGAACATCGAGCAGCTGCGCAACGCCGCAAAGAGCCGCGTCTCAATGACGGATATAAAACTCCAGTCAGAGCGCGATATGAAGCGCGTCATCCACAGCACGCTCGACCGCGTAACGAAGGACATTCGCGACGAACGCCAGTTCAACACCGCAGTGGCGCGCCTTATGGAACTTGCAAACGCGCTTATATCGTTCGCGCCTGAGGACGCGCAGGGATGGAGCATCAAACGCGAAGGCGTTGAAACTCTTCTTTGCTGCCTCTCTCCGTTTGCGCCGCACCTTACGGAGGAACTGTGGCATCAGTTGGGCAACGAGAGCTTCCTTTCTATAGAGAAGTGGTTTGAAGTCGACGAGTCCGCTCTTGTCGAAGACAGCGCCACCGTAGTGCTGCAGATAAACGGCAAGGTGCGCGAGCAGTTCACCGTTCCCGCCGGACTTTCAAAGGACGATCTGCTTGCCGACGTAATGGGCCGCGAAGCGACGAAAAAGCGTCTTGAGGGCAAAGAGATAGTCAAAGCTATCGCCGTTCCCGGCAAACTTGTAAACGTAGTGGTCAAAAACTGA
- the rpsT gene encoding 30S ribosomal protein S20: protein MPNKKSAKKRVLVTERNRIYNRFWKTRCKNAVKKVLEAVANKDLDLATKKLNEAQGVLDKAVVKGVVHRNTAARRKSSMAAKVKALAA from the coding sequence TTGCCAAATAAGAAATCAGCAAAAAAACGAGTCCTGGTCACTGAGAGAAACCGCATTTACAACCGTTTCTGGAAAACTCGCTGCAAGAACGCGGTAAAGAAGGTTCTCGAAGCGGTTGCGAACAAGGATCTTGATCTTGCGACTAAAAAGCTGAACGAGGCTCAGGGCGTACTGGATAAGGCGGTAGTTAAGGGCGTCGTCCACCGTAATACAGCGGCCCGCCGCAAGTCAAGCATGGCGGCTAAAGTAAAAGCTCTCGCGGCATAG
- the rpmH gene encoding 50S ribosomal protein L34: MKRTFQPHNIRRKRAMGFLERSASPSGRRILRNRRRKGRARLAV, translated from the coding sequence GTGAAGAGAACATTTCAGCCGCACAATATAAGACGCAAGCGCGCAATGGGCTTCCTGGAGCGCTCTGCATCCCCGAGCGGACGCCGGATTCTTAGAAACCGCCGCCGCAAGGGCAGAGCACGCCTTGCCGTCTAA
- a CDS encoding ribonuclease P protein component, which yields MIFGFSSEKRLKSGWQFDLVFRTGRRETGGLVRLLFLVKRDGPAQIGVTVGKKMANAPQRTRGRRIMREAMRRLYPWIKDGVWVVASLRENALNAGADEVYADLAASLKRRGLLEPNWPGANWSVDRERD from the coding sequence GTGATTTTTGGCTTTTCGTCTGAAAAAAGACTGAAGAGCGGGTGGCAGTTTGATCTTGTTTTCCGCACCGGGCGTCGTGAAACTGGCGGACTGGTGCGGTTATTGTTTCTTGTAAAGAGAGACGGCCCCGCTCAGATAGGCGTCACAGTAGGCAAAAAAATGGCAAACGCTCCGCAGAGAACGCGGGGCCGCCGTATCATGAGAGAGGCTATGCGGCGCCTTTATCCGTGGATAAAGGACGGCGTGTGGGTAGTGGCCTCTTTGCGTGAAAATGCGCTTAACGCCGGGGCAGATGAAGTATATGCTGACCTGGCCGCATCGCTGAAACGGCGCGGACTGCTGGAGCCGAACTGGCCCGGCGCAAACTGGTCTGTGGACAGAGAGCGCGATTGA
- the yidD gene encoding membrane protein insertion efficiency factor YidD, producing the protein MRIFSLPIIFCIRLYQAVLTPLLGGGKCRFYPTCSHYAEEAVERYGALIGIWLSARRLVKCGPWHPGGYDPVPEPDEIASRKWIGLLLAFRSKLRKDR; encoded by the coding sequence CTGCGCATATTTTCTCTTCCCATAATATTTTGCATCCGCCTCTATCAGGCGGTGCTGACTCCACTGCTCGGCGGAGGCAAGTGCCGGTTTTACCCGACCTGCTCTCATTACGCCGAGGAGGCGGTGGAAAGATACGGGGCTCTTATTGGGATATGGCTTTCCGCGCGGCGGCTCGTAAAATGCGGACCGTGGCATCCAGGGGGCTATGACCCCGTCCCTGAGCCGGATGAGATAGCTTCACGGAAATGGATAGGACTGCTTCTGGCTTTCAGGAGCAAACTTCGAAAGGATAGGTGA